The nucleotide sequence GAAATTGTCATCGTCAGTATTTTTGTCAACCCCCTCCAATTTGGCCCCCAAGAAGATCTGGCCCGTTATCCCCAAACCTTGGCCCAAGACTGTGATCTCTGCCAAACTGCTGCGGTTGACCTCGTCTTTGCCCCCCACCGTGATGCGCTCTATCCCCAGGCCAACCTCACCCGTGTCATCCCGCCCCCGGAATTAACGGAAGCCCTTTGTGGTCGGAGTCGGCCGGGTCATTTTACTGGGGTGGCAACGGTGGTGTTGAAACTCTTGAATCTGGTTAAACCCCAGCGAGCCTATTTCGGTCAAAAAGATGCCCAACAGTTAGCCATCATCCGCCGCCTCGTCGCGGACTTAAATCTTCCTGTTAAAATCATCGCCATTCCAATTATCCGGGAGTCAGCCGGCCTGGCCTGGAGTTCTCGCAATCAGTACTTAACTGAGTTAGAACGGGAGCAAGCCACAGCCATTTCTCAGGCCTTACAGCAGGCTCAAACCCTCTTTCACCAAGGAATCCGTGATCGCGCCGCCCTGATTGCGACCGTCCAAAAACATCTGGCACAGGTTCCGACCCTGACCCTTGACTATATTGACCTCGTTGATCCCGATACAATGCAGCCCCTAGGGGAGATTAAAACCCAAGGATTGCTGGCCACCGCAGTCTATCTTGGCACCACCCGCCTGATTGATAACTGTCTTTTAGATGCCTGTCCGCCAATTTTGGCCATCGATGGGCCAGCTGGAGCCGGAAAATCCACCGTGACCCGTCAAGCTGCTGCTGCTTTGGGGCTTCTCTACTTGGATACAGGGGCCATGTACCGGGCTGCAACCTGGTGGCTGATGACCGCACAGGTAAACTTAGGGGATCCCATTGCCGTAGCCGATACCATTAGCCAATGTCGAATTGAATTTGTGCCCCAATCTCAACCGGGCCTGGCCCCAAAGGTATTCATCAACGGCCAAGACGTTTCCCAGGCCATCCGCGCCCCCGAAGTAACGGCCCATGTTTCCCAAGTCGCTGCCCAGCCTGCTGTGCGGAAAATTCTCGTCAAGCAACAACAACTCCTGGGCCAGAATGGTGGGGTGGCCGCTGAAGGGCGAGATATTGGTACCCATGTGTTTCCCCAGGCCGGCCTAAAAATCTTTTTGACAGCCTCTGTGGAAGAACGAGCCAAACGCCGCTGGCAAGAACTCCAGGCCCAAGGCAACCCTGACATTAGCCTGGCCCAACTCCAAGCCGACATTAGCCAACGGGACTATGCGGATCAACATCGTGCCTACGCTCCCTTTCGCCCCGCCCCTGATGCCATTGAAATTGTCACGGATCAGTTGAGTATTGAAGCCGTCACCGCCGAAATTATCAGGCTCTATCAAGTACGGTTTTCCCTTGCCTAAATTCTGGCTCTCTTGTGGTAAATTCGCGGGCTTGTTATGATCTAGCCATAGCTGGTATTCAGTAAATTTCTTTTAATGCGACTTGCGAACACTCTGACCCATTACTCTTTCACAATCCTAGTACCCGCTATCCTCCGATTGTGTGGATAAAAGCTCATCGTTCAAAGGTCGTTTACCAATGACTGCTGTAATGTATCTGGCTAAAGCTCCCCAATGGAGTACCCTAACCTTTACTTCAACCCTCTATTTGCAGCCCGTCCTCGACAAACTCCTGGCCCATGTCCCGGAAGCCTACCGTGAAGAAGTTCGTCTGGGACTCCAAGAAGCCCTCGTCAATGCAGCCAAACATGGCAATGAATTAAATCCGCAAAAAGTTGTCCTCGTGCGCTATTCAATTATTGATGAGCAGATTCATTGGGTGATCACCGATCAAGGGGCTGGCTTTGATCCCCCTTCCGCCTACCCAATCCTCATTGAAGACTTGCTCCCGGAAGAAACCTCTGAAGGTGGGCGGGGCTTATTTATCTTGTATGAAATTTTTGATGAAGTCTATTGGAATGCTCAAGGGACAGAACTGAGCCTCTCGAAGGACTGCCATCATTATCTTTCGACGCTCAATTCCTAGGCTCCGGCGATGTCACGGATTCAAAAACTACCCCTTAGCCAAGGGCAAGCTGAGGATAAAATCCCGGACGATTTGAATGGCCGCGAGATTAATTTCATGGCCCATGTTTAGCTCTTGATAGTTGACGGAAATTTGGGCTTGTTGGAGTTCCTGATAACTGGCCTGGGCAATGTTAACTGGCACAACTAGATCTGCTTGTCCGTGGATCATCAGGATCGGTGGGGCCGTGATCGGTAAAGCCAATTGAGGATGGAGATAACCACTCAAGACCACCAGGCCCGCCAAGGGTAATCCCAGGCCAAGTTCAAGGGTCATGGCTCCACCTTGGGAAAAACCAGCTAAAACTGTGCGCGATAAATCCAAGGGGGCCGTCGCTATCCAATCTTTTAAGGCAGTGCGACTGGTATCCAGGCCCGGTTTACTAGCAAAGTCCGTCAGGTCATACCACATATAGCCCCCCGGTATTTGCGGATGGGGGAAGGGAGCGTCCAAACAATAAATTTGCCAGCCAGCCAAACCGAGAATTGGGGCGAAAGAGAGTAAATCTTGGGCATTGGCCCCCCAGCCGTGGAGGAGAATCAACCAACCCTCGGGTGTTGTTAAGGGAGGCTCGGGATGGGCCTGGAACGATAATGTCATAGAGGAACAATAATGGAACCGGGAACAGCCACTCCAGAAGCAAGATTTAGTAGGCTAAGGTTTCTAGGGTTTGCCGCAGATAGGCCGCCACTTGGGTATCTAAGTCCGCCTCTTTGACAGCCCGCAAAGCCGACTCCTGTAGCCAGCGTTTGAAACCAGAACTCTGGGCAATGGCTCGCTTCAGAGAAGCCCAAACCGGGGATGAATCCGAGGCGGTGGGGGTAACGGTCAGTAATGGTTCAATCATAGGTTTTCCGAAGAGCCTCGCATAAAGTACCCCTATTCCCCTTAGCCTAGCCCAGAAATCCTCTTTACTCCGTATGGTAGGTTACGTTTTCTAAAGATTCCTGTCCTATGTGCATAAATTTCATTAACCTGTGTCTCGAAATTTCAGGCTTCCCCAGCTACTTTTACCCCTTGCAGTAGGCCATAGCGAATTAAGCCGGAACGAAAGCCCTGACTCATTAACCCTAAAGACAATGCCGCTTCCACCGTTGACCAGCCAGCCGTCAATAATCCCCACAAGGCCTGGGGCGAGGTGGTAGAGGTGATCACATCCTGCCAAAAGGGGGCTACGGCTAGAGACCAATCGGTGGTTTTGACCTGAATTAAGGGCAGGGATTCGACAATGGCTTTATAGTCCGGCAATGAAATCACATAGGGCAAACAATAGACCTGGTAAATCCGGCGGAGATGCTCCGTTTCTTTTTCCGTCAGGGGTGGGTAATCCGGTAAGGTCGGCCGATGACACCAAGTCGCTAGGAGTAATTTCCCCCCCGGCCGGAGGACGCGACAACATTCCCGGAGAAATTGGGTCTTGTCAGCCATATGTTCCCCGCTTTCCAACGACCAAACCAGATCAAAACTGTTATCTGTAAAAGGCATCTCTAGGGCATTGGCCACCTGAAAACTGACCCGATCCGCCAATCCCAACCGTTGAGCGCGTGATTGACCCCGGCCCGCTTGCACTGAACTGAGGGTAATGCCCGTCACATTGGCCCCAAATTTCCCGGCTAAGTAGATGGAACTGCCGCCAATCCCACAGCCCACATCTAAAATGTCTGCCCCTGTCTCAACCTCTCCCCAGTGCAAAAGTTCTTCAATTAGGTCAATTTGGGCCTGGAGCCGGGATTTGCGGGTTTCGCCAGTGGGGCCATAATAGCCGTGGTGCATATGTTCTCCCCAGATTTGCTCCCACAGGCCAGAGGATCGATCGTAAAAGGCGGAAATTTTCTGCTCCAGGGATAGGGCCATTGGCTTGATTGCTCCGAGATAACGGCATAATTTTAACTGACTGGCTGAATGGGCAGGGGAGGCAGGTGGATATTTTGCCCCAGAGGATCCTATTGCACGCTAATCTTCAATGGCCCCTTGGGTGGTGTTCCAAATGCTGACAATTCCCCGGACGATCTGCTTAGGTTTTTTGGCGGTGATTTCCATTGGCACGTTTTTGCTGGTGTTGCCGATTTCTACGAGTAGTGGGGCCTGGAATGATCCCATCGTAGCCCTGTTTACGGCAACCTCGGCGGTTTGTGTCACCGGCCATGTCGTGGTGGACACAGGGACGTATTTTTCGACTTGGGGACAGGTGGTGATTCTGGCGTTGATTCAAGTTGGGGGTCTGGGCTATATGACCGCCAACACCTTTTTAATTCTCCTGCTGGGGCGAAAGTTTAAGCTCAAGGAAAAAATGGCGATTCAACAGGCCTTGGATCGGCAAGGGATGCATGGGGGCCGCCAAATGATCCACTCGATAATCGCCACAACCTTGATCTTTGAGATTACAGGTATTTTTCTCTTGTTACTCAACTTCCACTCTCAATATGGCTGGGGGCATGGCCTGTGGCTGGCAATTTTCCATAGTATTAGTGCCTGGAATAATGCCGGGTTTAGTTTGTTTAGTGATAATTTGATCTCCTACCAGGCCTCCCTGGGGATTAATCTAATTATTCCCGCCCTCATTATCTTTGGGGGCATTGGCTACGAAGTGATTTTTGAAATTTACACCTGGTTTCGAGATCGCCTGGATCACAAGGCTGGCCTGTTAACCTTTAGCTTAAATTTTAAGATTGTTACCACCACCACCACTCGCCTCCTAATTTTTGGCACCATTGCCCTCTTCCTGATTGAAGTAAAAACATCACCAGAGTACTTTGATCTGAACTTTGGACAGCAAGTTCTCGTGGCCTGGTTTCAGTCCGTGACAGCCCGCACAGCCGGATTTAATACGGTGGATATTGGGGCGATGAGTAATACAGCCCTGTTTATGATCATTGCCTTGATGTTTATTGGCGGCAGTCCAGGGGGAACCGCAGGCGGGATTAAAACGACAACAGCCCGACTCCTGGCGGGAATTACCAAATCTACCTTGCAAGGAAAAGAAGAGGTATTACTCTATGAGCGGCAAGTTCCTCCCTCCCTCATCATGAAAGCAGTGGCCGTGACAGTCGGTTCAGCCGTAGTCGTCATCTTCGCAACTATCATTATTTCCATTGCTGATCGGGATGTTAACTTCATTAGAATCCTCTTTGAAGTTGTTTCTGCTTTTGCCACTGTGGGCCTATCTACGGGAATTACGGCCAGTTTGTCCCTGGTTTCTAAGGTAATTTTAGTGATCACCATGTATGTGGGTCGAGTTGGAATTCTTCTCTTGATGGCGGCAATTATTGGGGATCCCAAACCCACGACCGTGCATTATCCCGAAGAAAATCTGTTAGTGGGTTAGTCCTCTTGAGAACAGTTATTGGCTGGATTGAACGCTATTTCCTCCTGGTGGCGTTATCCCTCTCTCTCTTGGCCTTGGGGTATCCGGGACTGTTTACGGGCTTTATAACTTATATCCCTCAACTGTTGGGCCTGGTGATGTTTGGGATGGGGCTAACCTTGGAATTTAAAGATTTTCAAGGCATTTGGCAGAAAAAGTCCTTGGTGGGGATTGGTGTGTTTCTGCAATTTTTGATTATGCCGACTTTGGGCTGGGGATTAGCGACACTTTTCCAATTACCGCGGGATGAGTTTGTCGGGCTGGTCATCGTTGGGGCTTGTCCAGGGGGAACAGCATCTAATGTGATCACCTATTTGGCCCGGGCAAATGTGCCTCTCTCAGTCGTCTTAACCCTAACAACCACGCTGCTCGCGCCTCTCCTCACACCCCTATTAATTTATACTCTAGCCCGCACCAAAATTGATCTAGCCTTGGGGCCGTTGATGGGGTCTGTATTTTGGATTGTGTTGTTTCCCTTACTAGATGGCTTGCTCCTCAGACGACTTTTGCGGCGGCGTTTACAGCCAATCTTGGATATTTTTCCGGCAATTTCTATCCTTTTGATTGCCCTCATTATTGCTACGGTTGTGGGGCAGAACCAGGTCCAAATTTTACAACTACCTTTGCTGGTGATTTTGGCGGTGATTTTGCACAATGGCCTGGGTTTATTACTGGGGTACTGGGGGGCGCGCCTATTTCAGATGCCCGAAGCCGATTGTCGTACCGTTGCGATTGAAGTGGGAATGCAAAACTCTGGCCTGGGGGTTGCCCTAGCGACGCAATTTGTCAATGCTACAGCTGCCCTACCCGCGGCCATTTTTAGTCTTTGGCATAATATTTCTGGCATTACCTTGGCTAACTACTGGGCCGGTCAACAGGATCGGCATCTGCAGTCTCAGGATGGGGACTAAAGGGGTTTAAGAAATAGAAGCGGCAAACCCTAGAGTGACAATTCATAACCAAAGTCATAACCAAAGGCGGCCGCCCAGAAACCTATTCCTCTCCCCAACTGTCATAGATTGAAAGCACGATAACACTATTCAATTTTGCCGATCCGATATGATGTCCCACCC is from Synechococcus sp. PCC 6312 and encodes:
- a CDS encoding bifunctional pantoate--beta-alanine ligase/(d)CMP kinase, whose translation is MRVVKTIAGLEAFLENLGTASWPTSATVGFVPTMGALHAGHLALIRQARQDCEIVIVSIFVNPLQFGPQEDLARYPQTLAQDCDLCQTAAVDLVFAPHRDALYPQANLTRVIPPPELTEALCGRSRPGHFTGVATVVLKLLNLVKPQRAYFGQKDAQQLAIIRRLVADLNLPVKIIAIPIIRESAGLAWSSRNQYLTELEREQATAISQALQQAQTLFHQGIRDRAALIATVQKHLAQVPTLTLDYIDLVDPDTMQPLGEIKTQGLLATAVYLGTTRLIDNCLLDACPPILAIDGPAGAGKSTVTRQAAAALGLLYLDTGAMYRAATWWLMTAQVNLGDPIAVADTISQCRIEFVPQSQPGLAPKVFINGQDVSQAIRAPEVTAHVSQVAAQPAVRKILVKQQQLLGQNGGVAAEGRDIGTHVFPQAGLKIFLTASVEERAKRRWQELQAQGNPDISLAQLQADISQRDYADQHRAYAPFRPAPDAIEIVTDQLSIEAVTAEIIRLYQVRFSLA
- a CDS encoding anti-sigma regulatory factor, translating into MTAVMYLAKAPQWSTLTFTSTLYLQPVLDKLLAHVPEAYREEVRLGLQEALVNAAKHGNELNPQKVVLVRYSIIDEQIHWVITDQGAGFDPPSAYPILIEDLLPEETSEGGRGLFILYEIFDEVYWNAQGTELSLSKDCHHYLSTLNS
- a CDS encoding alpha/beta hydrolase, translating into MTLSFQAHPEPPLTTPEGWLILLHGWGANAQDLLSFAPILGLAGWQIYCLDAPFPHPQIPGGYMWYDLTDFASKPGLDTSRTALKDWIATAPLDLSRTVLAGFSQGGAMTLELGLGLPLAGLVVLSGYLHPQLALPITAPPILMIHGQADLVVPVNIAQASYQELQQAQISVNYQELNMGHEINLAAIQIVRDFILSLPLAKG
- a CDS encoding methyltransferase domain-containing protein; the encoded protein is MALSLEQKISAFYDRSSGLWEQIWGEHMHHGYYGPTGETRKSRLQAQIDLIEELLHWGEVETGADILDVGCGIGGSSIYLAGKFGANVTGITLSSVQAGRGQSRAQRLGLADRVSFQVANALEMPFTDNSFDLVWSLESGEHMADKTQFLRECCRVLRPGGKLLLATWCHRPTLPDYPPLTEKETEHLRRIYQVYCLPYVISLPDYKAIVESLPLIQVKTTDWSLAVAPFWQDVITSTTSPQALWGLLTAGWSTVEAALSLGLMSQGFRSGLIRYGLLQGVKVAGEA
- a CDS encoding TrkH family potassium uptake protein translates to MTIPRTICLGFLAVISIGTFLLVLPISTSSGAWNDPIVALFTATSAVCVTGHVVVDTGTYFSTWGQVVILALIQVGGLGYMTANTFLILLLGRKFKLKEKMAIQQALDRQGMHGGRQMIHSIIATTLIFEITGIFLLLLNFHSQYGWGHGLWLAIFHSISAWNNAGFSLFSDNLISYQASLGINLIIPALIIFGGIGYEVIFEIYTWFRDRLDHKAGLLTFSLNFKIVTTTTTRLLIFGTIALFLIEVKTSPEYFDLNFGQQVLVAWFQSVTARTAGFNTVDIGAMSNTALFMIIALMFIGGSPGGTAGGIKTTTARLLAGITKSTLQGKEEVLLYERQVPPSLIMKAVAVTVGSAVVVIFATIIISIADRDVNFIRILFEVVSAFATVGLSTGITASLSLVSKVILVITMYVGRVGILLLMAAIIGDPKPTTVHYPEENLLVG
- a CDS encoding bile acid:sodium symporter family protein codes for the protein MRTVIGWIERYFLLVALSLSLLALGYPGLFTGFITYIPQLLGLVMFGMGLTLEFKDFQGIWQKKSLVGIGVFLQFLIMPTLGWGLATLFQLPRDEFVGLVIVGACPGGTASNVITYLARANVPLSVVLTLTTTLLAPLLTPLLIYTLARTKIDLALGPLMGSVFWIVLFPLLDGLLLRRLLRRRLQPILDIFPAISILLIALIIATVVGQNQVQILQLPLLVILAVILHNGLGLLLGYWGARLFQMPEADCRTVAIEVGMQNSGLGVALATQFVNATAALPAAIFSLWHNISGITLANYWAGQQDRHLQSQDGD